One Actinomyces respiraculi DNA window includes the following coding sequences:
- a CDS encoding carbohydrate ABC transporter permease, translated as MSATTASTRPGRPGRHRDRFHRGATRWLILAVVGLVAVVMVTPFALMVMNAFKSPSDYSSGSPLALPTEIYTDGLVYFWHRVDFPIKLWNSIWTSALVAVLGTFLSLFNAYAIGVGRVRGRAWIIAVFMIANMLPQEGLIYPLFMMARRVGLTDNPWSIVIIFTVIQSAFGTYLLSSVLGTFPRALLEAAELDGASRWQILWRVVYPVVRPTMSVLMIFFFIWTWNEFFIPLVMLTSGDTQTVPIALSSLQGDRMLDVPTLNAGALVSLIPTFLFFLVFQRTLTRGVTAGAVK; from the coding sequence ATGAGCGCCACCACCGCATCCACCCGCCCCGGACGGCCGGGACGACATCGGGACCGTTTCCACCGCGGTGCCACCCGCTGGCTCATCCTCGCCGTCGTCGGTCTCGTCGCCGTCGTCATGGTGACACCCTTTGCGCTCATGGTGATGAACGCCTTCAAGTCGCCGTCGGACTACTCCTCCGGCTCACCGCTGGCCCTGCCGACCGAGATCTACACCGACGGCCTCGTCTACTTCTGGCACCGGGTCGACTTCCCAATCAAGCTGTGGAACTCCATCTGGACCAGCGCCCTCGTCGCCGTGCTGGGCACCTTCCTGTCGCTGTTCAACGCCTACGCCATCGGCGTGGGGCGGGTACGGGGACGCGCCTGGATCATCGCCGTGTTCATGATCGCGAACATGCTGCCCCAGGAGGGCCTCATCTACCCACTGTTCATGATGGCCCGCAGAGTCGGCCTCACCGACAACCCCTGGTCCATCGTCATCATCTTCACCGTCATCCAGTCCGCCTTCGGCACCTACCTGCTGTCCTCCGTCCTGGGCACCTTCCCCCGGGCATTGCTGGAAGCGGCCGAGCTCGACGGCGCCTCGCGATGGCAGATCCTGTGGAGGGTCGTCTATCCCGTCGTTCGGCCCACCATGAGCGTGCTCATGATCTTCTTCTTCATCTGGACGTGGAACGAGTTCTTCATCCCGCTAGTCATGCTGACCTCCGGCGACACCCAGACCGTCCCCATCGCACTGTCCAGCCTTCAGGGCGACCGCATGCTCGATGTTCCCACCCTCAACGCGGGAGCACTCGTCTCCCTCATCCCAACCTTCCTGTTCTTCCTGGTCTTCCAGCGCACCCTGACCCGCGGCGTCACCGCCGGTGCGGTCAAGTGA
- a CDS encoding carbohydrate ABC transporter permease — MPAPTRTRPQAAGPRTRRSRRRSLPYLPYLIPGALAFTVIILYPLVMNIWYSLHKWKGGMAPMRFIGLGNYSELLADEKFWSSFQNSMFMIVAMVLVPTLIGLLLAAVLFDYVGKHFSSSVASTLRAMYYLPQILPVAVAGIVWNWILNSQTGALNSILRGLGVDAPPNWLGSTSLALPSVMLVLIWIQIGYPTVIFMSALQRVDPELYEAAELDGAGWFARFRAITVPQIKPETFVIVLTCTIAALKVFAPVYVLTRGGPESSTLVPSYYSYLNFFDKSKVGYGAAVSTVLTLVIIVIAGVIQVLQNRSARREEEGR; from the coding sequence ATGCCCGCACCTACCCGTACACGACCGCAGGCGGCCGGACCCAGGACCCGCCGGTCCCGGCGGCGCTCCCTGCCGTACCTGCCCTACCTCATCCCCGGCGCCCTGGCCTTCACGGTCATCATCCTCTACCCGCTGGTGATGAACATCTGGTACTCGCTGCACAAGTGGAAGGGAGGCATGGCCCCGATGCGCTTCATCGGGCTGGGCAACTACTCCGAGCTGCTGGCCGATGAGAAGTTCTGGTCCTCCTTCCAGAACTCGATGTTCATGATCGTCGCGATGGTCCTCGTCCCGACACTCATTGGGCTGCTGCTCGCCGCCGTCCTCTTCGACTATGTCGGCAAGCACTTCAGCTCCTCCGTGGCGTCGACCCTGCGCGCCATGTACTACCTGCCGCAGATCCTGCCGGTCGCCGTGGCCGGCATCGTGTGGAACTGGATCCTCAACTCCCAGACTGGCGCACTGAACAGCATCTTGCGGGGTCTGGGTGTGGACGCGCCGCCGAACTGGCTGGGCTCGACCTCGCTCGCGCTGCCCTCGGTCATGCTCGTGCTCATCTGGATCCAGATCGGCTACCCAACCGTCATCTTCATGTCCGCGCTCCAGCGGGTGGACCCCGAGCTATACGAGGCCGCCGAGCTCGACGGTGCCGGCTGGTTCGCACGGTTCCGGGCCATCACGGTCCCCCAGATCAAGCCGGAGACCTTCGTCATCGTGCTCACCTGCACTATCGCGGCCCTCAAGGTCTTCGCCCCGGTCTACGTCCTCACCAGGGGCGGGCCCGAATCCTCCACCCTTGTGCCCAGCTATTACTCGTACCTCAACTTCTTCGACAAGTCGAAGGTCGGCTACGGGGCAGCGGTCTCCACCGTCCTCACGCTCGTCATCATCGTCATCGCCGGCGTCATCCAGGTCCTGCAGAACCGCAGCGCACGCCGTGAGGAGGAAGGACGCTGA
- a CDS encoding extracellular solute-binding protein: MKINRRAFTGLMGTTLLGLGLAACGSGSGSSEGGATTFVIWDYETETSAQAIAWKRAIEIFKDRHPEVEVRTVEQTFEQLQKNAKIVLTGDDVPDVMEFNKGNSTSGQLASQGLITPLTDYAAKYGWDSALPASLQTTARYTEAGLMGAGDWYGVPNYGEYVFVYYNKDMFEQAGLTVPTTLEELESVCDAFVAQGIVPFAEAGSEYPMGQLWYQLVLTQADRNFVNAYQLFQGDVDWRADPIKAGTERLASWIGKGYVAADSAGLTAEDAGASFVAGRHPMFVSGSWWFARMVADIAGFEWDQFLFPGTDLYPGSSGNLWVVPANAKNPDLAAEFIDITLSEEVQAVFAQHGGLPVLGDPTTIEDDKTRVMTENFQEILDGDGLAFYPDWPVAGFYDQIVSAMQSLINGSKTGAEAMADLAAAYEEGKAEIVDV; the protein is encoded by the coding sequence ATGAAGATCAACCGCCGGGCCTTCACCGGCCTCATGGGCACGACCCTCCTCGGCCTCGGCCTCGCCGCCTGTGGCTCGGGATCTGGCTCCTCCGAAGGCGGCGCCACCACCTTCGTCATCTGGGACTATGAGACGGAGACCTCCGCGCAAGCCATCGCCTGGAAGCGCGCGATCGAGATCTTCAAGGACAGGCACCCCGAGGTCGAGGTCAGGACAGTCGAGCAGACCTTCGAGCAACTGCAGAAAAACGCCAAGATCGTTCTCACCGGTGACGACGTCCCGGACGTCATGGAGTTCAACAAGGGCAACTCCACCTCCGGACAACTCGCCTCCCAGGGCCTCATCACCCCGCTCACCGACTACGCCGCCAAGTACGGCTGGGACTCCGCCCTGCCCGCCTCGCTCCAGACTACCGCCCGGTACACCGAAGCCGGTCTCATGGGCGCAGGCGACTGGTACGGCGTGCCCAACTACGGCGAGTACGTCTTCGTCTACTACAACAAAGACATGTTCGAGCAGGCGGGGCTCACGGTCCCCACCACGCTTGAGGAGCTCGAGAGCGTCTGCGACGCCTTCGTGGCCCAGGGCATCGTCCCCTTCGCGGAGGCCGGCTCCGAGTACCCGATGGGACAGTTGTGGTACCAGCTCGTCCTGACGCAGGCGGACCGCAACTTCGTCAACGCCTACCAACTCTTCCAAGGCGACGTCGACTGGAGGGCCGACCCGATCAAGGCCGGGACCGAACGGCTTGCCAGCTGGATCGGCAAGGGCTACGTCGCCGCTGACAGCGCGGGCCTGACGGCTGAGGACGCCGGTGCCTCCTTCGTCGCGGGCAGGCACCCGATGTTCGTCTCCGGCTCCTGGTGGTTCGCTCGGATGGTCGCCGACATCGCCGGCTTCGAGTGGGACCAGTTCCTCTTCCCGGGTACGGACCTCTACCCCGGCTCCTCGGGCAACCTGTGGGTCGTACCCGCCAACGCCAAGAACCCGGACCTGGCCGCGGAGTTCATCGACATCACCTTGTCCGAGGAGGTTCAGGCCGTCTTCGCCCAGCACGGTGGGCTGCCGGTCCTTGGCGATCCCACCACCATCGAGGACGACAAGACCCGTGTCATGACGGAGAACTTCCAGGAGATCCTCGACGGCGACGGTCTGGCCTTCTACCCCGACTGGCCCGTCGCCGGCTTCTACGACCAGATCGTCTCCGCCATGCAGTCCCTCATCAACGGCTCCAAGACGGGCGCCGAGGCGATGGCGGACCTTGCGGCCGCCTACGAGGAGGGCAAGGCGGAGATCGTCGACGTCTGA
- a CDS encoding LacI family DNA-binding transcriptional regulator has protein sequence MATMQDVARRANVAVSTVSYALSGARPVARATAERIRRVMEELDYQPNAMAQGLARRRAHTLAMSFPAFDTAMGETVFEIVRGAQAAAAELSYHLAVWPVSREGGGEELALIVRQGKADGVLLVEVAVEDPRVEALERAKVPFVLVGRTADPERHAYVDIDFEQAVADAVHALHDLGHKRIAFVGRPESQVASGYGPALRARAGYVQAMQSLRLRPATVSCDASPVAGRLLAAPLLQQEQRPTAVVVLNDMAVMGLVAGLDEMGLSVPEDISVVGAVSSRTLGAMTNPPLSTSHAPGEQMGAYAARALVRLLDDEIKPADCHRLVQCTPVPGRSIGPVPPTFPASSQRRGSHQ, from the coding sequence ATGGCCACGATGCAGGACGTTGCCCGACGAGCCAACGTCGCCGTCTCCACTGTCTCCTACGCGCTGTCCGGCGCACGCCCCGTCGCCCGCGCCACCGCCGAGCGCATCCGCCGGGTCATGGAGGAGCTCGACTATCAGCCCAACGCCATGGCCCAGGGACTGGCGCGCCGCCGCGCCCACACCCTGGCCATGAGCTTTCCCGCCTTCGACACGGCCATGGGCGAGACCGTCTTCGAGATCGTGCGCGGCGCCCAGGCGGCCGCCGCCGAGCTCAGCTACCACCTCGCGGTCTGGCCCGTCAGCCGGGAGGGCGGCGGCGAGGAGCTCGCCCTGATCGTCCGCCAGGGCAAGGCTGACGGCGTCCTCCTCGTCGAGGTGGCCGTCGAAGACCCCCGTGTCGAGGCCCTGGAAAGGGCCAAGGTCCCCTTCGTCCTCGTCGGCCGCACCGCCGACCCGGAGCGTCACGCCTATGTCGACATCGACTTCGAGCAGGCGGTTGCCGACGCCGTCCACGCCCTGCACGACCTGGGCCACAAGCGCATCGCCTTCGTCGGCAGGCCGGAGTCCCAAGTGGCCTCCGGCTACGGCCCGGCCCTGCGCGCCCGGGCCGGCTACGTCCAGGCGATGCAGTCCCTCCGGCTGCGCCCCGCCACCGTCTCCTGCGACGCCAGCCCGGTCGCCGGCCGCCTGCTGGCCGCCCCGCTGTTGCAGCAGGAGCAGCGCCCCACCGCCGTCGTCGTCCTCAACGACATGGCCGTCATGGGGCTTGTCGCGGGCCTGGACGAGATGGGCCTGAGCGTCCCCGAGGACATCTCCGTCGTCGGCGCTGTCTCCTCCCGGACCCTCGGCGCCATGACGAACCCGCCTCTGAGCACCTCGCATGCCCCCGGGGAGCAGATGGGTGCCTACGCCGCACGCGCGCTCGTGCGGCTCCTCGACGACGAGATCAAGCCCGCCGACTGCCACCGGCTCGTCCAGTGCACCCCGGTACCCGGACGCTCCATCGGCCCCGTACCACCCACGTTCCCCGCATCATCTCAACGGAGAGGTTCACACCAATGA